From a region of the Panicum virgatum strain AP13 chromosome 2K, P.virgatum_v5, whole genome shotgun sequence genome:
- the LOC120695239 gene encoding uncharacterized protein LOC120695239 — protein sequence MDPSNRKFTNQNDEPSNPTDTRHDSPPQQLPNNFIPSQFPQSLNPQYFPNLYPFGGPANYPPYGHSPPTFQGLQHQGKWAPSSFQGYHLQENLVSSPNQVFGAASTRGTFVPQPVTLVGHGANTSSHGSESSTPCAARHQEKKSVSIEELSDSSEEEVARRAQRINWSEEENLRLLFAWLNNSVDSVKGNDKKQEYYWKDVASEFNSNRPTDVHMRIVKQLKTHWGTVKREIAKFCGVYANVRATYTSGHSDDMIMEKSHAWYKSQSSGKPFTLEYMWRELKDQPKWRTVVKKELGKNKRTKISESGAYTSSSTQDTEEESASKERRPEGQKKAKERLKGKGKGTLSSPLGNPPSQNIVLYNETIKIRAEALLKSAEAQVESAKAKWEETRMKKWLMYIQLEERDTSNLSPQKLKRHEAALLKLSKELEDQ from the coding sequence ATGGATCCCTCCAACAGAAAATTCACAAACCAAAATGATGAACCTTCAAACCCCACAGACACACGTCATGACTCCCCTCCCCAACAACTCCCTAACAATTTCATCCCATCTCAGTTTCCCCAAAGCTTGAACCCCCAATATTTCCCCAATTTGTACCCATTTGGTGGCCCAGCCAACTACCCACCATATGGTCATTCTCCTCCAACATTTCAAGGACTTCAACATCAAGGAAAATGGGCACCATCCAGCTTCCAAGGTTACCACTTGCAAGAAAATTTGGTGTCCTCACCAAATCAGGTGTTTGGAGCTGCAAGCACCAGAGGAACCTTTGTGCCACAACCTGTCACTTTGGTTGGGCATGGTGCCAACACTTCATCCCATGGGTCAGAGTCATCAACCCCCTGTGCTGCAAGACACCAAGAGAAGAAGTCAGTTTCCATTGAAGAGTTAAGTGATAGTAGTGAAGAAGAAGTGGCAAGGAGAGCACAACGCATCAATTGGTCAGAAGAAGAAAACCTACGGTTACTTTTTGCTTGGTTAAATAATTCAGTTGATTCTGTAAAAGGAAATGACAAGAAGCAAGAATATTATTGGAAGGATGTAGCTAGTGAGTTCAACAGCAACCGGCCTACAGATGTCCACATGAGGATAGTCAAGCAATTGAAGACACATTGGGGTACTGTTAAGAGGGAAATTGCTAAGTTctgtggggtttatgctaatgTTAGAGCTACCTATACCAGTGGACATTCTGATGACATGATCATGGAGAAATCCCATGCATGGTACAAGAGTCAATCAAGTGGCAAACCTTTCACTCTGGAGTATATGTGGAGAGAGCTCAAGGATCAACCAAAATGGCGTACAGTCGTCAAGAAGGAGTTAGGCAAGAACAAGAGGACTAAAATTTCCGAGTCAGGAGCTTACACATCATCATCAACTCAGGACACTGAAGAAGAATCAGCAAGTAAAGAGAGGCGCCCTGAGGGACAGAAAAAAGCAAAAGAAAGActaaaaggcaaaggaaaaggcACTTTGTCTTCTCCATTGGGGAACCCGCCATCTCAAAATATAGTGCTGTACAATGAAACTATCAAGATTAGAGCTGAAGCGTTACTGAAATCAGCAGAAGCACAAGTAGAATCGGCCAAAGCAAAATGGGAAGAAACAAGGATGAAAAAGTGGTTAATGTACATACAATTAGAAGAGAGAGATACTTCAAATCTAAGTCCACAAAAGCTGAAGAGACATGAGGCTGCACTGCTCAAGTTATCTAAAGAACTCGAAGACCAGTAA